In the genome of Dickeya fangzhongdai, one region contains:
- a CDS encoding MFS transporter, whose product MKQVSLSQGLTGIGLMVLLTGQLLPMIDFSIVNVALEAIAHSLSASPAELELVVSVYGVAFAVSLAMGGRLGDNLGRRQVFIAGVALFGVASLLCGIAQAVWVLLAARALQGIGAALVVPQILATIHVCLRGREHARALGFYSAIGGLAFVVGQVLGGFLIQLDIAGYGWRSVFLVNLPVCLLVLLLAPSRLPDTRGEKPVALDMPGTVLLSLMLASLLFPLALGPIWHWPWFCVAVLLSSLVWFALLWRVERRQPAPLLPPALFRLPGIRFGLLLALLFFSSWSGFMFAVAYTLQSGAGFTPLQSGNSFIGLGLSYFVASLFSGRLTTRIGNIGALLTGCAIQMSGLALLMASLAWRWPVSVLQLLPATMMIGFGQAFIVSSFYRIGLSDVQTHQAGAGSALLSTMQQASLGLGPIVLGTVLVQMLHTSGGNFASALIATLMAEWGLMLVLVLCALRNRLTLAHPRSVA is encoded by the coding sequence ATGAAACAGGTTTCACTTTCACAGGGGCTCACCGGCATCGGCCTGATGGTGTTGCTGACCGGCCAACTGCTGCCGATGATCGATTTTTCGATCGTTAACGTGGCGCTGGAAGCGATCGCCCATTCACTTTCCGCCAGCCCGGCTGAACTGGAACTGGTGGTGTCGGTTTATGGCGTGGCATTTGCCGTATCGCTGGCGATGGGCGGCCGGCTGGGCGATAACCTGGGTCGCCGCCAGGTGTTCATTGCCGGCGTGGCGCTGTTCGGCGTGGCTTCACTGTTGTGCGGCATCGCTCAGGCGGTATGGGTGTTGCTGGCGGCTCGAGCGTTGCAGGGGATTGGCGCCGCGCTGGTGGTGCCGCAGATTCTGGCGACCATTCATGTCTGCCTGCGCGGGCGCGAGCATGCCCGGGCGCTGGGTTTTTATAGCGCCATCGGCGGACTGGCCTTCGTGGTCGGGCAGGTACTGGGCGGCTTTCTGATTCAGTTGGACATCGCTGGTTATGGCTGGCGCAGTGTGTTTCTGGTCAATCTGCCGGTCTGCCTGCTGGTGCTGCTGTTGGCGCCGTCGCGTCTGCCGGACACCCGCGGCGAAAAACCGGTGGCGCTGGATATGCCCGGTACGGTGCTGCTGTCGCTAATGCTGGCTAGCCTGCTGTTCCCGCTGGCCTTGGGTCCAATCTGGCACTGGCCGTGGTTCTGCGTTGCGGTACTGCTGAGCAGTCTGGTGTGGTTTGCGCTGCTGTGGCGGGTGGAGCGTCGTCAGCCGGCGCCGTTGCTGCCGCCTGCGCTGTTTCGGCTGCCGGGGATCCGCTTCGGTTTGTTGCTGGCGCTGCTGTTTTTCTCCAGTTGGAGCGGCTTTATGTTTGCCGTTGCCTACACCCTGCAATCCGGCGCCGGTTTTACCCCGCTGCAGTCGGGCAACAGCTTTATCGGACTGGGGCTGTCCTATTTTGTTGCGTCGCTGTTCAGCGGCCGTCTCACCACCCGCATTGGCAATATAGGGGCGTTGCTGACCGGATGCGCCATCCAGATGAGCGGACTGGCGCTGCTGATGGCGTCGCTGGCGTGGCGCTGGCCGGTGTCGGTGCTGCAATTGCTGCCCGCGACCATGATGATTGGCTTTGGTCAGGCGTTTATCGTCAGCAGCTTTTATCGCATTGGGCTGTCTGATGTGCAGACGCATCAGGCCGGCGCGGGCAGCGCGCTGCTTTCCACCATGCAACAGGCGTCGCTGGGGCTGGGGCCCATTGTGCTGGGTACGGTGCTGGTGCAGATGCTGCATACCAGCGGCGGAAATTTTGCCAGTGCGCTGATTGCTACGCTGATGGCGGAATGGGGACTGATGCTGGTATTGGTGTTGTGCGCGTTACGCAACCGGCTGACGCTGGCGCACCCACGATCAGTAGCCTGA
- a CDS encoding helix-turn-helix transcriptional regulator, producing MVMTIPTPQADTRVTPLQPDNRKRLGAFLRARRESLDPLRLGLSLPRKRRTPGLRREDVALLADVGITWYTWLEQGREIRASAKTLTAIAKALQFNEAETRHLFMLAGLPFSPAAQASCEKISADSQRILDQLNPFPAVIVNARFTVLGFNLAWCRLLDIDLHQMAPEDRNCIWLALTHPNWRERLVDQHELLPNLVAMFRAQMTEHADEPLWEAQLQRYLSASEEFRQLWYQRYEIQGVDDKIKRFRHPTLGIFTLRQINWWSASRNGDRMLVYMPASEQDNARLAQLAQLPPPGEQPQTSQIAPRDLEPIPVGVIGAASLDTGSAQNPERTRST from the coding sequence ATGGTCATGACGATACCCACCCCACAGGCCGACACCCGTGTTACACCGTTGCAACCGGATAACCGCAAACGGCTGGGCGCGTTTTTGCGCGCACGACGTGAAAGCCTCGATCCACTGCGTCTGGGCCTGTCGCTACCTCGTAAACGGCGTACGCCGGGGCTACGCCGCGAAGATGTGGCGCTGCTGGCGGACGTGGGCATTACCTGGTACACCTGGCTGGAACAAGGGCGGGAAATCCGCGCCTCCGCCAAAACGCTGACCGCCATTGCCAAAGCCCTGCAGTTCAACGAAGCGGAAACCCGGCATCTGTTTATGCTGGCGGGGCTGCCGTTCTCCCCGGCCGCACAGGCCAGTTGCGAGAAAATCAGCGCCGATAGCCAGCGTATCCTCGATCAGCTCAACCCGTTTCCGGCGGTGATCGTCAACGCCCGCTTTACCGTTCTGGGGTTTAACCTCGCCTGGTGTCGGTTGCTGGATATCGACCTGCATCAGATGGCGCCGGAAGATCGCAACTGTATCTGGCTGGCGCTCACCCACCCGAACTGGCGGGAACGGCTGGTGGATCAGCACGAGCTGTTACCCAATCTGGTGGCGATGTTTCGGGCGCAGATGACGGAACACGCGGACGAACCGCTGTGGGAGGCACAATTGCAGCGCTACCTGAGCGCGTCTGAAGAGTTTCGCCAGTTGTGGTACCAGCGCTACGAGATTCAAGGCGTGGATGACAAGATCAAGCGCTTTCGTCATCCAACGCTGGGTATTTTCACCCTGCGTCAGATCAACTGGTGGAGCGCATCCCGCAACGGTGACCGGATGCTGGTTTACATGCCTGCCAGCGAGCAGGACAATGCGCGGCTGGCGCAACTCGCGCAGTTGCCGCCGCCCGGCGAACAGCCTCAGACAAGCCAGATTGCGCCCCGCGATTTAGAGCCTATCCCAGTAGGCGTTATTGGCGCAGCCAGTTTAGACACTGGCAGCGCGCAGAACCCGGAGCGTACACGTAGTACGTGA
- a CDS encoding penicillin acylase family protein, translating to MRLNNWLRITVGGLALCAVLAAAIAIAVWMLLRQSLPQLDGELGVPGLHTPVTVERDDAGVPIIRAGDRLSAAFALGFVHAQDRFFQMDLLRRSASGELAALVGAAALPMDRQRRLFLLRRQVSGRWQQLPVDQQQILRSYADGVNAGLHSLKTRPFEYWLLRVEPQVWLPEDTLLTIAAMYFDLQDNQFGREYARGWIASQSTPEQADFLLPDASVWDAPLVGQLPPAPALPAAPPEWWGQQNSAAFAPGGADEQAKGSNGWLVRTPERAILANDMHLGLRLPTVWYRAQLIYPTEDGTLRLTGLSLPGAPAIVSGSNEHIAWGFTNSYADTFDWVKLNRAEGNPHLVQETLAVSHGESQSMTVQTSDWGPIVDTGQGRMAMHWVLQLPGSLDLSLMALAETRTVPEALTTGQRTGLPVQNLLVADSHGHIGWTLAGMLPDRLMPGVQNSFPLTSVLQARWRDTALPPASHPQLVDPPQGVIVTANNRLLFDEQGDIVGDGGADPGVRASAIHQALGDVRQPDIAAMHRIQLDNRALLAASWRDRLLDCLNASGPDVIAGQSTINLLLQQWNGQAAADSTAYLLLSRWRETLYQRLFGTLDQQLAQAWPEASYRAANPRWDVTVQQLMHDEARQWVPAPAKDWCQFSLQQLATVWRENGEGSRKWGDVNQSRIAHPLASSLPLLGHLLRVPAEPLSGDNHVPHVNRPTFGASERLVISPGDEANATLSLPGGQSGNPLSRWWLDGYRRWMSEALTPLLPGVGSSRLELKPASAQP from the coding sequence GTGCGTTTGAACAACTGGCTACGGATAACGGTTGGCGGGCTGGCGCTGTGCGCCGTACTGGCGGCGGCGATCGCCATCGCCGTGTGGATGCTGTTGCGCCAGAGTTTGCCCCAGTTGGATGGCGAGCTGGGCGTGCCGGGGCTACATACGCCGGTGACGGTGGAGCGAGACGACGCCGGCGTGCCGATCATCCGGGCTGGCGACCGTCTGTCCGCCGCGTTCGCGCTAGGGTTTGTCCATGCGCAGGATCGCTTTTTCCAGATGGATTTGCTCCGGCGCAGCGCGTCAGGGGAACTGGCGGCGTTAGTCGGCGCGGCGGCGTTGCCGATGGACCGCCAGCGCCGGTTGTTTTTGCTGCGCCGACAGGTTTCCGGACGCTGGCAACAACTGCCCGTCGACCAGCAGCAGATCCTGCGTAGCTATGCCGACGGCGTGAATGCCGGGTTGCATAGCCTGAAAACACGGCCGTTCGAATACTGGCTGCTGCGTGTTGAACCGCAAGTCTGGCTGCCGGAAGACACCCTGCTGACGATTGCCGCGATGTATTTTGATCTGCAGGATAATCAGTTCGGCCGCGAATACGCCCGCGGCTGGATTGCCAGCCAGAGCACGCCGGAGCAGGCCGACTTTCTGTTGCCGGACGCCAGCGTGTGGGATGCGCCGTTGGTGGGGCAGTTGCCGCCAGCGCCGGCGTTGCCTGCCGCGCCGCCTGAGTGGTGGGGGCAGCAGAACAGTGCGGCGTTTGCTCCCGGCGGTGCCGACGAACAAGCTAAAGGCAGCAACGGTTGGCTGGTGCGTACGCCGGAGCGAGCGATACTGGCGAACGACATGCATCTTGGGTTGCGTTTGCCAACGGTGTGGTATCGCGCACAGCTTATCTATCCGACGGAAGACGGAACGCTGCGCCTGACCGGGCTCTCTCTGCCCGGCGCGCCCGCCATCGTCAGCGGCAGCAATGAGCATATCGCCTGGGGTTTTACCAATAGTTACGCCGATACCTTCGACTGGGTGAAACTGAATCGCGCCGAGGGCAATCCGCATCTGGTGCAGGAAACGCTGGCGGTCAGTCATGGCGAGTCGCAGTCAATGACGGTGCAAACCAGCGACTGGGGACCGATTGTCGATACCGGGCAAGGGCGCATGGCGATGCACTGGGTGTTGCAGTTGCCGGGCTCGCTGGATCTGTCGCTGATGGCGCTGGCGGAAACCCGCACGGTGCCGGAGGCGCTGACTACCGGACAACGAACCGGCCTGCCGGTGCAAAATCTGCTGGTGGCCGACAGTCACGGGCACATCGGCTGGACGCTGGCCGGAATGCTGCCGGACCGGCTGATGCCCGGCGTACAGAACAGTTTTCCGCTGACGAGCGTGCTGCAGGCGCGCTGGCGTGACACGGCGCTGCCGCCCGCATCCCATCCTCAACTGGTCGACCCGCCGCAAGGGGTGATTGTGACCGCCAACAACCGCTTGCTGTTTGATGAGCAAGGGGACATCGTCGGGGATGGCGGCGCCGACCCTGGCGTACGCGCGTCGGCGATTCATCAGGCGCTGGGCGACGTCAGGCAGCCGGATATCGCCGCGATGCATCGCATCCAGTTGGACAACCGTGCGCTGCTGGCGGCGAGCTGGCGCGACCGGCTGCTCGATTGCCTGAATGCCTCCGGCCCGGACGTTATCGCGGGTCAGTCGACAATCAACCTGTTATTGCAACAATGGAACGGGCAGGCGGCGGCCGACTCAACGGCTTATCTGTTGCTGAGCCGCTGGCGCGAGACGCTGTACCAGCGGTTGTTCGGCACGCTGGATCAGCAACTGGCGCAGGCGTGGCCGGAGGCCAGCTACCGTGCCGCTAATCCACGCTGGGATGTGACGGTGCAACAACTGATGCATGATGAAGCACGCCAGTGGGTGCCCGCGCCCGCTAAAGACTGGTGCCAGTTCTCGTTGCAACAGCTGGCGACGGTATGGCGGGAGAACGGGGAAGGCAGCCGTAAATGGGGGGACGTTAACCAGAGCCGCATCGCTCACCCGCTGGCCTCGTCGCTGCCGTTGCTGGGCCATCTGCTGCGGGTACCGGCGGAACCGCTCTCCGGAGACAATCATGTACCGCATGTTAATCGCCCAACGTTCGGCGCTTCGGAACGGCTGGTGATTTCGCCGGGCGATGAAGCCAACGCGACCCTAAGCCTGCCGGGCGGGCAGAGCGGTAATCCGCTCAGTCGCTGGTGGCTGGATGGGTATCGCCGCTGGATGAGCGAGGCGCTGACGCCGCTGCTGCCGGGCGTCGGCTCCAGCCGGCTGGAACTAAAACCGGCCTCCGCCCAGCCTTAA
- a CDS encoding GNAT family N-acetyltransferase has protein sequence MFPLLTARLCLRPFVPSDAAALLDAIHESQETVGRWLPWCMSDYDLPMAQDWIACCEQQRHEGEAFDLVIIDRTAGRLLGTIAINSINKAYRLGNVGYWVRQSAQGQGLIPEAVREIVPFGFGTLGLTRLEIVAAEENHASRRVAEKVGAHFEGLLRNRIIIRDQPVTAALYSLIPGDKLIH, from the coding sequence ATGTTTCCGTTACTGACCGCCCGCCTGTGCCTGCGCCCGTTTGTCCCCTCCGATGCCGCCGCGCTGCTTGACGCCATACATGAATCGCAGGAAACCGTAGGGCGCTGGCTGCCCTGGTGCATGTCCGATTACGATCTGCCGATGGCGCAGGACTGGATAGCCTGTTGTGAACAGCAACGCCACGAGGGCGAGGCGTTTGATCTGGTTATCATAGACCGCACCGCCGGGCGCCTGCTCGGCACCATCGCCATCAACAGCATCAACAAAGCCTATCGCCTCGGTAATGTCGGCTACTGGGTACGCCAGTCGGCGCAGGGACAAGGATTGATCCCCGAAGCAGTGCGGGAAATCGTGCCGTTCGGTTTCGGCACGCTGGGGCTGACCCGGCTGGAAATCGTCGCGGCGGAAGAAAACCACGCCAGCCGCCGGGTGGCGGAAAAAGTGGGCGCGCATTTCGAAGGATTGCTGCGCAACCGGATTATTATTCGCGACCAGCCGGTAACGGCGGCCTTGTATTCGCTGATTCCGGGGGACAAACTTATTCACTAG
- the tyrR gene encoding transcriptional regulator TyrR produces MRLEVFCEDRIGLTRELLDLLVLRHIDLRGIEIDPTGRIYLNFTTLGFDAFRELMTEIRRIPGVSDVRTVAFMPSEREHRALNALLESMPEPVLSFDLKGKVELVNAAALSLFELTQEKARALNVSQLLNDYHFSRWQEQGGQPETTRVVIRGQDFLQEVTPVHLEDDKGKSTVAGALVTLKSAARMGRQLQDTPVNDEREFDHIVAVSPRMRQVVEQARKLAMLDAPLLLVGETGTGKDMLARACHLRSRRGKQPFLALNCAALPDDVMESELYGHAPGAYPNALEGKKGFFEQANGGSVLLDEVGEMSPQMQTKLLRFLNDGTFRRVGEEHEVHVDVRVICATQKNMQDLVQRGLFREDLYYRLNVLTLQLPPLRECPADVMPLVELFVARFADEQGIARPHIAQEVRNLLPQYGWPGNVRQLKNTIYRALAQLEGDELRLRDIDLPAFQPEIVHNDDLLEGSLDDISKRFERSVLTRLYQTYPSTRKLAKRLGVSHTAIANKLREYGLSSRKGGDEDE; encoded by the coding sequence ATGCGTCTGGAAGTATTTTGTGAAGACCGGATTGGTCTGACTCGTGAGCTGCTCGATCTGCTGGTGCTGCGACATATCGACCTGCGCGGTATCGAAATTGATCCGACGGGTCGGATCTACCTCAATTTTACCACCCTCGGTTTTGATGCGTTCCGCGAGCTGATGACGGAGATTCGCCGCATTCCGGGCGTCAGCGATGTACGCACCGTGGCGTTTATGCCGTCCGAGCGGGAGCATCGGGCGCTGAACGCGCTGCTGGAATCGATGCCGGAGCCGGTGTTGTCGTTCGATCTCAAAGGCAAAGTGGAATTGGTCAACGCCGCCGCGCTCAGCCTGTTTGAGCTGACGCAGGAAAAAGCCCGCGCCCTTAACGTCAGCCAGTTGCTGAACGATTACCACTTTTCCCGCTGGCAGGAGCAGGGCGGCCAGCCGGAAACCACCCGTGTGGTGATCCGCGGGCAGGATTTTCTGCAGGAAGTGACGCCGGTTCATCTGGAAGACGATAAAGGCAAATCTACCGTCGCCGGCGCGCTGGTGACATTGAAGTCGGCAGCGCGCATGGGCCGTCAGTTACAGGACACGCCAGTCAACGACGAACGGGAATTCGACCATATTGTGGCGGTCAGTCCGCGTATGCGTCAGGTGGTGGAGCAGGCGCGCAAGCTGGCGATGCTGGACGCGCCGTTGCTGCTGGTGGGGGAAACCGGCACCGGCAAGGACATGCTGGCCCGCGCCTGTCATTTGCGCAGCCGCCGCGGCAAGCAGCCGTTTCTGGCGCTCAACTGCGCCGCACTGCCGGATGACGTGATGGAAAGCGAGCTTTACGGCCACGCGCCGGGCGCCTATCCCAACGCGCTGGAAGGCAAGAAAGGCTTTTTCGAGCAGGCTAACGGCGGTTCGGTGCTGTTGGACGAAGTCGGCGAAATGTCGCCGCAGATGCAAACCAAACTGCTGCGTTTTCTCAATGACGGCACGTTCCGCCGGGTGGGTGAAGAACACGAGGTGCACGTGGATGTGCGCGTGATCTGTGCCACGCAGAAAAACATGCAGGATCTGGTGCAGCGCGGTCTGTTTCGGGAAGATCTCTATTACCGCCTGAACGTGCTGACGTTGCAACTGCCGCCGCTGCGCGAGTGCCCGGCGGATGTCATGCCGCTGGTGGAGCTGTTCGTGGCCCGTTTTGCCGATGAGCAGGGGATCGCGCGTCCCCACATCGCGCAGGAAGTGCGTAACCTGTTGCCCCAATACGGCTGGCCGGGCAACGTGCGTCAGCTGAAAAACACCATCTATCGGGCGCTGGCGCAGCTGGAAGGGGACGAACTACGCCTGCGCGATATCGACCTGCCTGCCTTCCAGCCGGAAATCGTCCACAACGACGATTTGCTGGAAGGGTCGCTGGATGACATCAGCAAACGGTTTGAACGCTCAGTATTGACCCGCCTTTATCAGACCTACCCCAGCACCCGCAAGCTGGCCAAACGGCTCGGCGTGTCTCATACCGCCATCGCCAATAAATTGCGGGAATATGGCCTGAGCAGCCGCAAAGGTGGGGATGAGGACGAGTAA
- a CDS encoding M20/M25/M40 family metallo-hydrolase, producing MLRGNKLLLAGALGALVTAGSAQAQWIMTPTDAQRFAQASFPEYLDGLTLSNDTDVAADIQRNLNWLDKAFQKRGFTTQQLANGAHPMLYAELGPMQPNRPTVLFLMHFDGQSASASEWSTDPWKPTLKIKDSRGIWVPQPNERLMQPGLDPEWRVFGRSASDGKGVISLFLTAVDALKSANTATTVNIKVLLDSEEERGSPHLAAVVNQNAARLKNDGVVIFNGAVNTNNVPVLTFGYRGSIQVDMTVFGPDPAAHSGAFGNVIVNPVQQLASLLAGIKDANGRVTLPGFYDRVKISDDERKQLAAQAPQPGTIESRYGVTQLEKMAPNPVEAVQYPSLDVIGLKAGDTGRKAIYAIPSTATASINIRTVPETSPDYLYDLLKRYVTANGFYIVRSDSPSLQERNHNPKLISMSMMTSSGSSFAVRTQLASPLAKWAQAGVKAPLKGDPEKNRMLGVSPPINGALAALKSAFAVVSLVNADNNAYSSDENMRIGNYIDGIRIMVSMMTTPFPEEEKTK from the coding sequence ATGCTTCGTGGCAACAAACTCCTGTTGGCTGGCGCGCTCGGTGCGCTGGTGACGGCAGGTTCCGCTCAGGCGCAGTGGATCATGACGCCGACTGACGCCCAGCGCTTCGCTCAGGCCAGCTTTCCTGAATACCTCGACGGCTTGACGCTCAGCAACGACACCGACGTGGCGGCGGATATTCAGCGCAACCTCAACTGGCTGGACAAGGCTTTTCAGAAGCGGGGATTTACCACCCAGCAACTGGCCAATGGCGCGCACCCGATGCTGTATGCCGAGCTGGGGCCGATGCAACCCAACCGCCCGACCGTGCTGTTCCTGATGCACTTTGATGGTCAGTCGGCCAGCGCGTCCGAATGGAGTACCGACCCCTGGAAACCGACGCTGAAAATCAAGGATTCACGCGGTATCTGGGTGCCGCAACCCAACGAACGGCTGATGCAGCCGGGGCTGGATCCGGAATGGCGCGTGTTCGGGCGCTCGGCCTCGGACGGCAAAGGGGTCATCTCCCTGTTCCTGACCGCGGTGGATGCGCTGAAAAGCGCCAATACCGCCACCACGGTGAATATCAAGGTGCTGCTCGATTCGGAAGAGGAGCGCGGTTCGCCGCACCTGGCCGCGGTGGTCAATCAGAACGCCGCCCGGCTGAAAAATGACGGCGTGGTGATTTTTAACGGCGCAGTGAACACCAATAATGTGCCGGTGCTCACGTTTGGCTATCGCGGGTCGATACAGGTGGACATGACGGTGTTCGGTCCCGACCCGGCGGCCCACAGCGGCGCGTTCGGCAATGTGATCGTCAATCCGGTGCAACAGCTGGCGAGCCTGCTGGCTGGAATCAAAGACGCCAACGGTCGGGTGACGTTGCCGGGGTTTTATGACCGGGTCAAAATCTCCGATGACGAACGCAAACAGCTGGCTGCGCAGGCGCCGCAGCCGGGCACCATCGAAAGCCGTTATGGGGTGACCCAACTGGAAAAAATGGCGCCCAACCCGGTGGAAGCGGTGCAGTATCCGTCGCTGGACGTCATCGGTCTGAAGGCGGGCGATACCGGCCGCAAAGCCATCTACGCCATTCCGTCGACCGCGACAGCCAGCATCAACATTCGTACGGTGCCGGAAACCTCGCCCGATTACCTGTATGACCTGCTGAAAAGGTATGTAACCGCCAACGGTTTCTATATCGTGCGTTCCGACTCGCCCTCGCTGCAGGAGCGTAATCACAACCCCAAACTGATTTCGATGAGCATGATGACGTCGTCCGGTAGTTCGTTTGCCGTGCGTACGCAACTGGCGTCGCCGTTGGCGAAATGGGCGCAGGCCGGCGTGAAAGCGCCGCTTAAAGGCGATCCGGAGAAGAATCGTATGCTGGGGGTGTCGCCGCCGATCAACGGTGCGCTGGCCGCGCTGAAAAGCGCCTTTGCCGTGGTGTCGCTGGTGAATGCGGATAATAACGCCTACAGCAGCGACGAAAATATGCGCATCGGCAACTACATCGACGGTATCCGCATTATGGTGTCGATGATGACCACGCCGTTCCCGGAAGAGGAAAAAACCAAGTAA
- a CDS encoding MFS transporter: protein MDSTFSARNAPTVYDVNHPLPLHSLATRIDALPSSWGLWRFIILLSLGGFFELYDLFQTAYISTGLIGEKIFHTGKEGLFGVSDQATFASATFFGLFIGASLLAPQADRLGRRAAFMFALAWYGAFSLLMAFQTQAEWVILCRFLVGIGLGVELVTIDTYLSEWAPTHLRSQAFALAFFMQFLSVPTVALMSWWLVPQTFWGLSGWRYVVIIGAVCSLVVWLLRRNLVESARWLASRGRYREAEKVMTAMEHRCGVPPGKALEPQTKITLPSRGRFLDIWSVRYRRRTLMLVVMNIFQAIGFFGFGNWLPALLAGRGATVTHSLLYAFFITLAYPLGSLLCSWYAGKLENKWQIVLSSLMTVVCGTLFAFQTQPLWLIVCGFLITYSNAWLTISYHAYQTEVFPTAIRARGVGFCYSFSRLSTALSSIVIGLILQHYDTSGVLAFIIISMLTVVVTVGVFGPRTRGVRLENI from the coding sequence ATGGACTCGACTTTCAGTGCGCGCAACGCGCCGACGGTTTACGACGTCAATCATCCTCTTCCTCTTCACTCGCTGGCGACGCGTATTGATGCCTTACCCTCATCGTGGGGATTGTGGCGTTTCATCATCCTGCTGTCGCTGGGCGGCTTCTTTGAACTTTACGACCTGTTTCAGACGGCTTACATCAGCACCGGGCTGATTGGGGAGAAGATTTTCCACACCGGAAAGGAGGGATTGTTCGGCGTGTCGGATCAGGCTACGTTTGCGTCCGCCACCTTTTTCGGCCTGTTTATCGGCGCCAGCCTGCTAGCGCCGCAGGCGGATCGACTCGGGCGTCGCGCCGCTTTCATGTTTGCGCTGGCGTGGTATGGCGCGTTCTCGCTGTTGATGGCGTTCCAGACGCAGGCGGAATGGGTGATCCTCTGCCGCTTTCTGGTGGGGATTGGTTTGGGGGTAGAGCTGGTGACCATCGATACCTATCTATCCGAATGGGCGCCGACCCACCTGCGTAGCCAGGCGTTTGCGCTGGCGTTCTTCATGCAGTTCCTGTCGGTGCCGACGGTGGCGCTGATGTCCTGGTGGCTGGTGCCGCAGACGTTCTGGGGGCTATCCGGCTGGCGTTATGTGGTGATCATCGGCGCGGTGTGCTCGCTGGTGGTGTGGCTGCTGCGCCGTAATCTGGTGGAGTCGGCGCGTTGGCTGGCATCGCGTGGACGCTACCGGGAAGCGGAAAAGGTGATGACCGCGATGGAGCACCGCTGCGGCGTACCGCCGGGTAAGGCGCTGGAGCCGCAGACGAAGATTACGCTGCCGTCGCGCGGTCGATTTCTTGATATCTGGTCAGTGCGCTATCGCCGCCGCACCCTGATGCTGGTGGTCATGAATATCTTTCAGGCTATCGGGTTCTTCGGTTTTGGCAACTGGCTGCCGGCGCTGCTGGCGGGACGGGGCGCGACCGTGACCCACAGCCTGCTGTACGCGTTTTTCATTACGCTGGCCTACCCGCTGGGGTCGCTGCTGTGCAGTTGGTACGCCGGCAAACTCGAAAACAAGTGGCAAATTGTGTTGTCGTCGCTGATGACGGTGGTGTGCGGCACGCTGTTTGCCTTTCAGACGCAACCGCTGTGGTTGATTGTCTGTGGTTTTCTGATCACCTATTCCAACGCCTGGCTGACCATCAGCTATCACGCCTATCAGACCGAGGTTTTCCCCACGGCGATCCGCGCCCGCGGTGTGGGTTTCTGTTACTCCTTCAGCCGCCTGTCCACGGCGCTCAGCAGTATCGTCATCGGTTTGATTCTGCAACATTACGATACCAGCGGTGTGCTGGCGTTCATCATCATCAGCATGTTGACCGTAGTGGTGACGGTCGGCGTGTTCGGTCCGCGGACCCGCGGCGTCCGGCTGGAAAATATCTGA
- a CDS encoding YcjF family protein — protein MNEPLKPRITFDNTPVAPADGPLRPSVAFADSEAQRFIPAATADDDEPDDGESAEQVVSDALRPRRSLWRRMLGLGVALFGLSALAQGGRSLYQAWMSQDWIALGGVAAGTLIVGAGVGALAVEWRRLYRLRQRAETRDRARELLNSHGTGSARVFCENLARQAGLDVGHPALQRWQASLHDTHNDREVTELYAHMVQPVLDARARREISRSAAESALMIAVSPLALVDMAFIAWRNLRLVNRIARLYGIELGYFSRIRLFRLVLLNVAFAGASELVREIGMDWMSQDLAARLSARAAQGLGAGLLTARLGIRAMELCRPLPWLDDKPRLGDFRRELIGRIRVKTPSSSSGE, from the coding sequence ATGAATGAGCCGTTGAAACCCCGCATCACCTTCGACAATACGCCGGTGGCGCCGGCCGATGGGCCGCTGCGGCCGTCGGTTGCCTTTGCCGACAGCGAGGCGCAACGTTTTATTCCGGCGGCAACGGCCGACGACGACGAACCGGATGACGGCGAGAGCGCCGAGCAGGTGGTCAGCGACGCGTTGCGCCCGCGCCGAAGCCTGTGGCGGAGGATGCTGGGTCTGGGCGTGGCGCTGTTTGGCCTTAGCGCGCTGGCGCAGGGCGGGCGTTCGCTGTATCAGGCCTGGATGAGTCAGGACTGGATTGCGCTCGGCGGCGTGGCGGCGGGCACCCTGATTGTCGGCGCCGGCGTCGGCGCGCTGGCGGTCGAGTGGCGCCGGTTGTATCGGTTGCGCCAGCGGGCGGAAACGCGCGATCGGGCGCGGGAATTGCTCAACAGCCACGGTACGGGCAGCGCCCGCGTCTTTTGTGAGAATCTGGCCCGTCAGGCCGGGTTGGATGTCGGACATCCGGCGCTGCAACGCTGGCAGGCGTCGCTGCACGATACTCACAACGATCGTGAAGTCACCGAGTTGTACGCTCATATGGTGCAACCGGTGCTGGACGCCCGGGCGCGCCGCGAGATCAGCCGCTCCGCCGCCGAGTCGGCGCTGATGATTGCCGTCAGCCCGCTGGCGCTGGTAGACATGGCGTTCATCGCCTGGCGCAATCTGCGGCTGGTCAATCGCATTGCGCGGTTGTACGGCATCGAACTGGGCTATTTCAGCCGTATTCGCCTGTTCCGGCTGGTGCTGCTGAATGTGGCGTTTGCCGGCGCCAGCGAGCTGGTGCGGGAAATCGGTATGGACTGGATGTCTCAGGATTTGGCGGCGCGGCTGTCGGCGCGCGCGGCGCAAGGGCTGGGCGCCGGTCTACTGACCGCGCGGCTGGGGATTCGCGCTATGGAACTGTGTCGCCCGCTGCCGTGGCTGGATGACAAGCCCCGGCTGGGGGATTTCCGGCGTGAGCTGATTGGCCGGATTCGGGTGAAAACGCCGTCATCGTCGTCTGGGGAGTAA